Proteins encoded in a region of the Vicia villosa cultivar HV-30 ecotype Madison, WI linkage group LG5, Vvil1.0, whole genome shotgun sequence genome:
- the LOC131606615 gene encoding putative calcium-transporting ATPase 11, plasma membrane-type translates to MEKYLRENFYVQPKRPSEDAQLRWRSAVSVVKNPRRRFRWVANLAQRADAEQKRKKLQEKIRVALYVQKAALHFITAGTRKTGNYMLSKEIQDAGFGINPDELASIVRSHDSKCLEHHEGVEGLAKAVRVLFQEGVSSSDVKHRQDIYGHNRHTEKPSRSFWMFVWDAMQDLTLIILILCSVVSIGVGILTEGFPKGMYDGVGIILCIILVVFVTSLSDYKQSLQFKDLDKEKKNVSIHVTRDSRRQKVSIHELVVGDIVHLAIGDIVPADGLFISGFSLLIDESSLSGESEAVNADKQKPFLLCGTTVQDGSAKMLVTAVGMKTEWGRLMETLNEGGDDETPLQVKLNGVATLIGKIGLGFALVTFLVLTGRFLLVKISHDSITKWSLDDASKLLNFFATAVIIIVVAVPEGLPLAVTLSLAFAMKKLMNDKALVRHLSACETMGSAGCICTDKTGTLTTNQMVVDKIWICEQTKAIKSGNFDDSVLKKSISVEIFDLLLQSIFQNTASEVVKGEDGKNKVMGTPTESALLGFGLMLGGDTKFYNDKYKIIKVEPFNSNRKKMSVLVSLPDSTNKTRAFCKGASEIVVKMCDKVVNAEGKVVDLNEQLRNNIYEVINGFACDALRTLCIAFKDIEGSSESGSSIPEDNYTLISIIGIKDPVRPGVKEAVKTCLAAGITVRMVTGDNINTAKAIARECGILTDGLAIEGPDFRNKTQQEMEEIIPKLQVMARSLPLDKHTLVTHLRKDFKEVVAVTGDGTNDAPALHEADIGFAMGIAGTEVAKENADVIVMDDNFTTIVNVTRWGRSVYINIQKFVQFQLTVNVVALMLNFVSACVSGSAPLTAVQMLWVNMIMDTLGALALATEPPHDGLMKRPPIGRNAKFITGVMWRNIIGQSLYQTIVLLVLKFRGEHILNLNGPDATITLNTFIFNTFVFCQVFNEVNSRDMEKINVFGGLLSSWIFLIVMAATIFFQIIIVEFLGAFAQTVPLSSDLWLMSVMIGAVSLLVAVVLKCIPVPVKNYVATHHDGYEQLPSGPELA, encoded by the exons ATGGAGAAATACCTGAGAGAAAACTTTTACGTGCAACCTAAACGACCCTCCGAAGACGCTCAACTCCGATGGAGATCCGCCGTTTCCGTCGTCAAGAACCCCCGCCGTCGCTTCCGATGGGTTGCCAATCTCGCCCAACGTGCCGACGCCGAACAAAAACGCAAGAAACTCCAG GAAAAGATACGAGTGGCTCTCTATGTGCAAAAAGCAGCATTACATTTTATAACCG CTGGAACCCGAAAAACTGGTAATTACATGCTCTCCAAAGAGATTCAagatgcaggttttggaatcaaccCGGATGAATTAGCATCCATTGTAAGATCCCATGACTCTAAATGTTTAGAACATCATGAAGGAGTTGAAGGATTAGCAAAAGCTGTCCGAGTTTTGTTTCAAGAAGGCGTGAGTTCGAGCGATGTAAAACATAGACAAGATATCTATGGTCATAACCGTCATACCGAGAAACCCTCAAGAAGTTTCTGGATGTTTGTTTGGGATGCAATGCAAGACTTAACACTGATTATCCTTATTCTATGTTCAGTTGTTTCAATCGGTGTTGGAATCTTAACGGAAGGTTTTCCGAAAGGTATGTATGATGGAGTTGGAATCATACTATGCATTATTTTAGTTGTTTTTGTCACTTCATTAAGTGACTATAAACAGTCTTTGCAATTTAAGGATTTggataaagagaaaaaaaatgtaaGTATTCATGTTACAAGAGATAGTAGAAGACAAAAGGTTTCTATTCATGAACTAGTAGTTGGAGATATAGTTCATCTCGCGATAGGAGACATAGTTCCTGCAGATGGATTATTTATATCTGGTTTTAGTCTATTGATCGATGAATCAAGTTTATCGGGCGAGAGTGAAGCAGTGAATGCTGACAAACAAAAGCCTTTTCTTTTATGTGGAACCACAGTTCAAGATGGTTCTGCTAAGATGCTAGTGACTGCGGTCGGTATGAAGACGGAATGGGGTAGATTGATGGAAACTTTGAATGAAGGTGGTGACGATGAAACACCTCTTCAAGTTAAACTAAACGGCGTTGCTACGCTTATCGGAAAGATAGGATTAGGTTTTGCATTGGTAACATTCTTAGTTCTAACTGGTAGGTTTTTGTTGGTGAAAATATCTCATGATAGTATCACTAAATGGTCTCTAGATGATGCATCTAAGCTTCTCAATTTCTTTGCTACTGCTGTTATTATAATAGTTGTAGCAGTTCCTGAAGGGTTACCTTTAGCGGTTACACTAAGTCTTGCATTTGCAATGAAGAAACTAATGAATGATAAGGCCCTAGTTAGGCACTTATCTGCATGCGAAACAATGGGATCTGCTGGTTGTATTTGCACTGATAAAACTGGAACATTGACTACAAATCAAATGGttgttgacaaaatatggatCTGTGAACAAACTAAGGCAATTAAAAGCGGAAATTTCGATGACAGCGTGTTGAAGAAATCAATTTCTGTGGAGATATTTGATCTACTTTTGCAGTCCATATTTCAGAATACTGCGTCAGAGGTTGTTAAAGGTGAAGATGGAAAGAACAAGGTGATGggaactccaacagaatcagCATTGCTTGGATTTGGTTTGATGTTAGGAGGTGATACTAAGTTTTACAATGACAAGTATAAGATAATTAAAGTTGAACCTTTCAATTCAAACAGAAAAAAGATGTCGGTTCTTGTTTCTCTTCCGGATAGCACCAACAAAACTAGAGCATTTTGTAAAGGAGCATCAGAAATAGTGGTTAAAATGTGTGATAAAGTTGTTAATGCAGAAGGAAAAGTTGTTGATTTGAATGAACAACTAAGAAATAACATCTATGAAGTTATTAATGGTTTTGCTTGTGATGCGCTGAGAACACTTTGCATTGCTTTTAAGGATATTGAAGGATCTTCTGAAAGTGGTAGCAGTATTCCTGAGGATAACTATACTCTAATTTCTATTATTGGAATCAAGGATCCAGTGAGACCTGGAGTAAAAGAAGCTGTTAAGACTTGTTTGGCAGCTGGAATCACTGTAAGAATGGTAACTGGTGATAATATAAACACTGCTAAAGCTATAGCTAGAGAATGTGGTATTTTGACAGATGGTTTGGCCATAGAGGGACCGGATTTCAGAAACAAGACTCAGCAAGAAATGGAAGAGATAATACCTAAATTGCAG GTAATGGCTCGATCTTTGCCTCTTGATAAGCACACCTTAGTGACTCATTTGAGAAAGGACTTCAAAGAAGTTGTGGCAGTAACAGGTGATGGGACGAATGATGCTCCAGCATTGCATGAAGCTGATATTGGATTTGCTATGGGTATTGCTGGAACCGAG gtagcaAAAGAAAATGCGGATGTGATTGTGATGGACGATAACTTCACCACAATAGTGAATGTTACGCGATGGGGTCGTTCTGTTTATATTAACATACAAAAGTTTGTCCAGTTCCAGTTAACAGTTAATGTTGTAGCTCTCATGCTGAATTTTGTTTCAGCTTGTGTATCAG GCTCTGCTCCTCTTACTGCTGTTCAAATGCTATGGGTAAACATGATAATGGACACACTAGGTGCATTGGCATTGGCTACAGAACCTCCCCATGATGGATTGATGAAGAGACCACCTATTGGAAGAAATGCCAAGTTCATCACCGGGGTCATGTGGAGGAACATCATTGGTCAGAGTCTCTATCAAACTATCGTTCTTTTGGTCCTTAAATTTCGCGGCGAACATATTCTTAACCTCAATGGACCCGATGCTACCATTACTCTAAATACATTCATATTCAACACCTTTGTGTTTTGCCAG GTATTCAACGAGGTAAACAGCCGCGACATGGAAAAAATAAACGTTTTCGGAGGCCTATTGAGTAGCTGGATATTTCTGATAGTAATGGCCGCAACAATATTTTTTCAAATCATAATAGTTGAATTTCTTGGTGCTTTTGCTCAAACAGTGCCACTGAGTAGTGACTTGTGGCTCATGAGTGTGATGATTGGTGCCGTAAGTTTACTAGTAGCTGTTGTCTTAAAATGCATTCCTGTTCCTGTCAAAAATTACGTCGCAACGCATCACGATGGCTACGAGCAGCTTCCCAGTGGACCAGAGTTGGCATGA
- the LOC131604652 gene encoding uncharacterized protein LOC131604652 has translation MDQLRDDLIKIRAQVTSQMAQFMEVMQGMANRQEELRIRMDTVARVVADPPQGNPADICVNGEPMNGVPDVIPPGVNQDRHEDLFPESEWGLPPDAGRMFRGLEERMRAMEGQGLGMDISDLGLVPGVRVPPKFKVLDFNKYKGNTCPKTHVQAYYRKMHVYSEDEELLMHFFQDSRTGASLEWYMRLERAHIRSWRDLVESFIKQYQYNVDMSPNRTQLQNLAQKANYSFKEYAQKWRELAAREGDDGHAGRIQNIGVASSSSGAGGKKPYNGFAKKREGETSAAYHGKGKSHAYQQVAAVTIPNAPFHQYQQRGYPPRQYQQQPKVPERVFDPIPMTYAQVLPYLLDLKLVQLRTLATPAKLPANWDANARCEFHYGAPGHNIKNCKALKHQIQNLIDSKDIEFTPTQGPNVVQNTMPPHGAHAPNAIDVVKDALLVKNVIELGSLFPLLKKELLRMGLYSGCGEFCVDFLANSSACDNLKSGVQQLIYSGYLKFERVRHPEMGENEVNVASIPYTPSKIPIHAGAPPLVITLPGPVLYTSERAIPWNYEAKVFYQGAKYEIKLPVEKEDVDNFVGIGRMTRSGRILNPP, from the exons ATGGATCAGTTAAGGGATGACCTTATCAAGATAAGAGCTCAAGTTACTTCTCAGATGGCTCAATTCATGGAGGTCATGCAAGGCATGGCTAATcgccaagaagagctcagaaTTCGGATGGACACAGTTGCTCGGGTTGTTGCGGACCCCCCGCAAGGAAATCCTGCTGATATCTGTGTCAATGGTGAACCTATGAACGGAGTACCTGATGTAATTCCTCCTGGTGTCAATCAAG ACCGACACGAGGATCTATTCCCTGAAAGTGAATGGGGACTTCCACCTGATGCTGGAAGGATGTTTAGAGGtttggaggaaaggatgagggcCATGGAAGGCCAAGGACTGGGGATGGACATAAGTGATTTGGGACTGGTTCCTGGCGTCCGCGTGCCACCGAAGTTCAAGGTACTTGACTTTAACAAATACAAGGGGAATACTTGTCCTAAGACACATGTCCAAGCTTACTATCGCAAAATGCATGTGTACTCCGAGGACGAAGAACTGTTGatgcacttcttccaagatagccgGACTGGGGCATCCCTGGAGTGGTACATGAGATTAGAGAGAGCTCACATCCGAAGTTGGAGGGATCTAGTTGAGTCCTTCATAAAGCAATATCAGTATAATGTTGACATGTCACCAAATCGCACTCAGTTGCAAAATCTAGCCCAGAAAGCTAATTattccttcaaggaatatgcgcaGAAGTGGCGCGAGCTGGCAGCTAGAGAAGGAGATGATGGACAT GCTGGTAGAATACAGAATATAGGTGTTGCTAGTTCCTCCTCTGGGGCTGGTGGAAAGAAGCCATACAATGGATTTGCCAAGAAAAGAGAGGGCGAAACAAGTGCTGCCTACCATGGTAAAGGCAAGAGCCATGCTTATCAACAAGTAGCCGCTGTGACTATACCAAATGCACCTTTCCACCAATATCAGCAGCGAGGGTATCCTCCACGTCAATATCAACAACAACCAAAAGTGCCAGAAAGGGTTTTTGATCCGATCCCGATGACCTATGCACAAGTATTGCCATATCTCCTCGATTTGAAGTTGGTCCAATTGAGGACTCTGGCCACTCCCGCTAAGTTGCCTGCTAATTGGGATGCCAACGCAAGATGTGAATTCCACTATGGGGCGCCTGGCCATAACATTAAAAATTGTAAAGCGTTGAAGCATCAGATTCAAAATCTTATCGACTCTAAGGACATTGAGTTTACTCCTACTCAAGGGCCTAATGTTGTTCAGAATACTATGCCTCCCCATGGAGCTCATGCTCCGAATGCTATTGATGTTGTTAAAGATGCTCTCCTAGTCAAGAATGTGATCGAACTGGGCTCTCTGTTTCCGTTATTGAAGAAGGAATTGTTAAGGATGGGCCTATACTCTGGTTGTGGAGAATTTTGTGTTGATTTCCTGGCTAATTCCTCGGCTTGTGATAATTTGAAAAGTGGGGTCCAACAGTTGATATATAGTGGGTATCTAAAGTTTGAGCGTGTGCGACATCCTGAAATGGGTGAGAACGAAGTCAATGTGGCATCCATTCCGTATACTCCTTCCAAGATTCCAATTCATGCCGGAGCACCTCCTTTGGTTATTACATTGCCTGGTCCCGTCCTATATACCAGTGAAAGAGCAATCCCATGGAATTATGAGGCAAAAGTTTTCTACCAAGGGGCCAAGTATGAGATCAAATTGCCGGTTGAGAAAGAAGATGTGGATAACTTTGTTGGCATTGGGAGAATGACAAGGAGTGGTCGTATTCTCAATCCTCCCTAG